The following are encoded in a window of Onthophagus taurus isolate NC chromosome 3, IU_Otau_3.0, whole genome shotgun sequence genomic DNA:
- the LOC111420605 gene encoding inhibitor of growth protein 3, protein MLYLEDYLEMIEHLPQELRDRFTEMRELDLSVQNNLDDLEKRVKILFADCKRYPNDLSPSVEGEFQNVRNEYYKTLDEADEKVHLANQMYDLVDKYLRRLDTELHKFKCELEADNKGITELLEKRSLELDSPMTPSVVSSHQQKENRCESRYSRPRNEKRRDSNPSNLNTSYVEKRTAQQPPALIEHRHTNTVQNSQPINYNLGHIGAGPAIAAAASQAIAATQQMQQGRRTASLKASYEAINTGVHVTEFGGIGRELAGAAQTAIQAIQQDHHNNKKKQKKWSNTNGGSSSSSVNVNSSSSSSSSVQAILNSVVTPAPESPAVETVTQSQEVTDAEWSYDPNEPRYCLCNQVSYGDMVACDNEDCPSEWFHYPCVGITAPPKGKWYCPQCTASMRRRGGRKN, encoded by the exons ATGTTGTATTTAGAAGATTACCTCGAAA TGATCGAGCACCTTCCCCAAGAATTGCGGGATCGCTTCACGGAAATGCGAGAGCTAGACCTATCAGTACAAA ataactTAGACGATTTAGAAAAACGGGTTAAAATCTTATTCGCCGATTGTAAGCGTTACCCCAACGATTTATCACCGTCGGTTGAGGGTGAATTTCAAAATGTCCGAAATGAGTATTATAAAACGTTAGATGAAGCCGACGAGAAGGTCCATTTGGCGAATCAAATGTACGATTTGGTCGATAAGTATTTAAGACGACTTGATACTGAGTTGCACAAGTTTAAATGCGAACTCGAAGCTGATAATAAAGGTATTACGGAGTTATTGGAGAAGAGATCTTTGGAGCTAGACAGCCCGATGACTCCGAGTGTTGTCTCATCACaccaacaaaaagaaaatcgatGCGAAAG cCGATATAGTAGACCTCGCAATGAGAAGCGCCGCGATAGTAACCCATCAAATTTAAACACTTCATACGTAGAGAAACGAACCGCACAACAACCCCCGGCTTTAATTGAACATCGTCACACGAATACGGTTCAAAACTCCCAACCAATTAATTACAACTTAGGGCACATCGGAGCAGGTCCTGCAATAGCAGCTGCGGCATCCCAAGCGATTGCAGCCACTCAACAAATGCAACAAGGTCGAAGAACCGCCTCGTTAAAAGCTTCTTACGAAGCAATAAACACCGGGGTTCACGTCACTGAATTCGGAGGAATCGGGCGGGAATTAGCTGGAGCAGCTCAAACCGCAATTCAAGCGATTCAACAAGATCACCacaacaacaagaaaaaacaaaagaaatggTCGAATACTAACGGGGGATCATCTTCAAGTTCGGTGAATGTAAATTCATCGTCTTCTTCTTCGTCGAGTGTCCAAGCGATTTTAAATAGTGTTGTAACTCCGGCTCCGGAATCGCCAGCTGTTGAAACGGTGACTCAAAGTCAAGAGGTTACCGATGCGGAGTGGAGTTATGACCCTAACGAACCTAGGTATTGTCTTTGTAATCAAGTTTCTTATGGTGATATGGTTGCTTGTGATAACGAGGATTGTCCGTCCGAGTGGTTCCATTATCCGTGCGTGGGGATTACGGCTCCGCCAAAAGGGAAATGGTATTGTCCGCAATGTACTGCTTCTATGAGAAGACGCGGTGGcaggaaaaattaa
- the LOC111421754 gene encoding E3 SUMO-protein ligase ZBED1-like, which produces MDIIIYENIFGSYCSLYKRKPNSYLLETKQLVNRHSAGNVASALREVFESWDIFEKVHCIVTDNASNMRNAITVHLNKTHQPCIAHTLNLCTMDTLKHADLQQLLEKCKNIVGHFKRSTVASGELAKMQDQMKLPLLKVKQDVSTRWNSCLAMMQRLEELKVPLSAAMSNLPGSPSLLSSEDWALIKDCICILKPIEAMTSELSREKYITLSIIIPLIRGVQHAVENAQPITSTGKILQTNFHDILLRRLGYVESSKIWAKATLLDPRLKILAFDKVINGNQALKWITQEVEDLIVTITQHLETPNSKIPYTQGRAARPHLHVSAEAQIKQYLDLPLVDRKLNPLDFWESKKEMFPELYKLANKYLCVPATSVPSERVFSKAGELTKDRRNRLSSNMINEIMFLNSNM; this is translated from the exons ATGGACATCATCATCTACGAAAACATTTTTGGCAGTTACTGCTCATTATATAAACGGAAGCCGAACAGTTACCTACTGGAAACAAAACAATTGGTTAATCGTCATTCAGCAGGAAATGTTGCCAGCGCACTTCGCGAAGTTTTTGAAAGTTGGGATATCTTTGAAAAAGTTCACTGTATTGTAACAGATAACGCTTCAAATATGAGAAACGCTATCACTGTTCATCTCAATAAGACTCACCAACCCTGCATAGCACATACGCTGAACCTATGTACCATGGACACCCTCAAACATGCAGATCTACAGCAATTGCTCgagaaatgcaaaaatattgtGGGACACTTTAAAAGAAGCACTGTAGCATCTGGTGAACTGGCAAAAATGCAGGATCAAATGAAACTTCCTCTGCTAAAAGTGAAACAGGacgtttcaacaagatggaaTTCTTGCTTGGCGATGATGCAAAGATTAGAGGAATTAAAAGTTCCGTTGTCAGCAGCAATGTCCAATCTTCCCGGATCACCTTCACTTTTGTCATCGGAAGACTGGGCACTAATTAAAGACTGCATATGTATTTTAAAACCTATTGAAGCTATGACTTCCGAGTTGTCGcgagaaaaatatataacgtTGTCTATTATCATCCCCTTAATTCGTGGTGTCCAACACGCTGTTGAGAATGCACAACCAATAACTTCCACGGGAAAGATATTGCAAACTAATTTTCATGATATCCTATTGAGGAGATTGGGTTATGTtgaatcttcaaaaatttggGCAAAGGCGACATTATTGGACCCCAGATTAAAGATATTGGCCTTCGATAAGGTAATAAATGGTAATCAAGCCCTTAAATGGATTACACAAGAAGTAGAGGATTTGATTGTGACTATCACTCAGCATCTAGAAACTCCAAATTCTAAAATACCTTATACTCAGGGGCGTGCAG CGCGTCCACACCTACACGTTTCTGCCGAAGCACAAATAAAGCAGTACCTAGACCTACCATTGGTAGATAGGAAGCTGAATCCTTTAGACTTTTGGGAGTCCAAGAAGGAGATGTTCCCGGAACTATATAAACTTGCAAATAAGTACCTCTGCGTGCCAGCAACATCAGTGCCATCTGAGAGGGTATTCTCAAAAGCAGGCGAGTTAACAAAGGACAGAAGGAATAGGTTAAGCAGCAATATGATCAACGAAATcatgtttttaaatagtaatatGTAG
- the LOC111420606 gene encoding large ribosomal subunit protein mL51 encodes MSWLITTINCLKQTKNLTPQKTTIRFRYHAEKIARGPLIRRHGYEDHIQQSGLMPRVKGAKKLPMPTYRPKDAWCEKRALFGQNDYIDILGNEKLHPTRILYNVPSWLRGVSGNEFQVAIKKRYALGQTKYPLARPTKWNELNKRIRYLYRFMNRKTPTGYSKQ; translated from the coding sequence ATGTCGTGGTTAATCACAacaattaattgtttaaaacaaactAAAAATCTTACCCCACAAAAAACTACAATTCGATTTCGATACCATGCTGAGAAAATAGCGAGAGGGCCTTTAATTCGACGTCATGGTTATGAAGACCATATTCAACAATCCGGTTTAATGCCGAGAGTTAAAGGGGCTAAAAAGTTGCCGATGCCTACGTATAGGCCGAAAGATGCTTGGTGTGAAAAGCGGGCTTTATTTGGACAAAACGATTACATAGATATCTTGGGTAATGAGAAATTGCATCCTACAAGGATCTTGTATAATGTACCATCATGGTTACGAGGAGTGTCAGGGAATGAATTTCAAGTTGCAATTAAAAAGCGATATGCTTTGGGTCAAACTAAGTATCCGTTGGCTAGGCCTACAAAGTGGAATGAATTGAATAAGAGGATACGGTATTTGTATAGGTTTATGAATAGGAAGACTCCGACCGGGTATTcaaaacaataa
- the LOC111422369 gene encoding trypsin-7-like has product MKSNRKTILSKMFKIVVFSCFLLSISALQKDTLPRKVPSLDGRIIGGESVDIKNYPYQLSLQYLGSHICGASIISAKWAVTAAHCTDGSSALLLSVRAGSSIRGSGGQVISVKKIHQNPQYDSSTIDYDISLLELSSNLKFEAGVNVVGLPKVNQQLPVGKLSVVSGWGTLKEGGSTSSQLQAVRVTVVSNEECNAAYGGRSITDRMMCAGEKVGGKDACQGDSGGPLVVDGELIGIVSWGYGCARPSYPGVYASVPNLREFISKVSGI; this is encoded by the exons ATGAAATCAAATCGAAAAACAATTCTAagcaaaatgtttaaaatcgtGGTTTTCTCCTGCTTTCTTCTCTCCATATCTG CTCTCCAAAAAGATACTTTACCTCGTAAAGTACCTTCTCTCGATGGAAGAATCATCGGTGGGGAATCAGTAGACATCAAAAACTACCCTTATCAACTTTCCCTTCAATATTTGGGTAGCCACATTTGTGGTGCTTCTATCATTTCCGCAAAATGGGCGGTAACTGCTGCTCATTGCACTGACGGATCTTCAGCATTATTATTGAGTGTTCGAGCTGGTTCTTCAATTCGTGGATCCGGTGGTCAAGTGATTTCGGTTAAAAAAATCCATCAAAATCCCCAATACGATTCATCAACGATTGATTACGACATAAGTTTATTAGAATTGAGTTCTAATCTTAAATTTGAAGCTGGTGTTAATGTCGTGGGTCTTCCAAAGGTTAATCAACAACTTCCGGTTGGGAAATTATCGGTGGTGAGTGGATGGGGAACTCTTAAGGAAGGCGGAAGTACTTCGTCGCAATTACAAGCTGTTCGAGTTACGGTTGTTAGTAATGAAGAGTGTAATGCTGCTTATGGGGGTAGATCGATTACTGATAGGATGATGTGTGCTGGGGAAAAAGTTGGTGGAAAAGATGCTTGTCAA ggTGATAGTGGTGGTCCTTTAGTTGTTGATGGGGAATTAATCGGGATTGTTTCTTGGGGATATGGATGCGCACGTCCATCTTATCCCGGTGTTTACGCAAGCGTACCAAATTTACgcgaatttatttcaaaagtaTCTGGAATTTAA